The Pseudomonas graminis region GGGCATTGCCGTACCGCCTTCGCCCATGCGCAGCAGCCAGTTGATCGACGGCAAAATCTGGGACGGCAGCGACCCGGCGCGTTACGCCCGCAGCTTCAAGCTGCACGCGCTGGCCGATTCCGCCCCCGTTCATGCTGATCGCTGAGGAGACGCCACCATGCTGCGAATCCTGCTGATCAACGACACGCCCAAAAAGGTCGGGCGCCTTAAGGCCGCGCTGACCGAAGCCGGTTTTGAGGTGATCGACGAATCCGGGCTCATCATCGACCTGCCCGCCCGGGTCCAGGCCGTGCGTCCGGACGTGATTCTCATCGACACCGAATCGCCGGGCCGTGACGTGCTGGAGCAAGTGGTGCTGGTGACCCGCGATCTGCCGCGCCCGATCGTGATGTTCACCGACGAGCACGACCCCGTTGTGATGCGCCAGGCGATCAAGTCCGGGGTCAGCGCCTACATCGTCGAAGGCATCCACGCACAACGCCTGCAGCCGATTCTCGACGTCGCCATGGCCCGCTTCGAAAGCGATCAGGACCTACGCGCGCAATTGCACGCCCGCGATCAGCAACTGGCAGAACGTAAGCGTATCGAGACGGCGAAAGGCCTGTTGATGAAGATGAAGCAGTGCAACGAGGAAGAGGCCTACACCCTGATGCGACGTCAGGCCATGAGCCGGCAGCAGAAGCTGATTCAAGTGGCGGAGCAGATCATTGCCATGAGTGAACTGCTGGGCTGAGCCTTCCTTTCCGGGCCGCGCCTGCTTATTCAGTCCAGACCGCGGCCCGTCGCTCATTTGGCCCACGTATTGCTAAGTAGAACCAACAGGTAACCAACGGCGGTTGCCCACTCACGACAAAGACGTCGCACCCCTTCGCGAAAGCGCACAGGGCTGCGGCGTTTTTTCGTTTTTGCCCTGAACACATCGGGGCGGGTGGAGTACCGGTCTGGTGCTTCACCTGCAAGACCTGACCCGTAGCGGTGCGAGCAACCTCTCGACCGAACGCGAATCCCTGCAGATGAGGTGTTAGATGAACACGAGTTTCTGGAAAGCCGGCCATAAACCGACACTGTTCGCAGCGTTCCTGTATTTCGACCTGAGCTTCATGGTCTGGTACCTGCTCGGTCCCATGGCCGTGCAAATCGCCGCCGATCTGCACCTGACCACCCAGCAACGCGGCCTGATGGTCGCAACGCCGATTCTGGCGGGCGCCGTGCTGCGTTTCATCATGGGCATGCTCGCCGACCAGCTTTCGCCCAAGACCGCCGGGATCATCGGCCAGGTCATCGTCATCACCGCGCTGCTGGGCGCCTGGCAGTTGGGTATTCACAGCTATGAACAGGCGCTACTGCTCGGCGTGTTCCTCGGCATGGCCGGCGCGTCCTTCGCCGTGGCGCTGCCGCTGGCCTCCCAGTGGTACCCGCCGCAGCACCAGGGCAAAGCCATGGGCATCGCCGGTGCCGGCAATTCGGGCACCGTGTTCGCGGCCCTGATCGCACCCGTACTCGCGGCCAGCTTCGGCTGGAACAACGTGTTCGGTTTTGCCGTGGCGCCGCTGCTGTTGACCCTCATCGCGTTCTCGCTCATGGCAAAGAATGCCCCCGAACGGCCCAAAGCCAAATCCATGGCTGACTATTTCAAGGCCTTGGGCGACCGCGACAGCTGGTGGTTCATGTTCTTCTACAGCGTGACCTTCGGCGGCTTCATCGGCCTGGCCAGCGCCCTGCCCGGCTATTTCAACGATCAATACGGTTTGAGCCCGGTGACCGCCGGTTACTACACCGCCGCCTGCGTCTTCGGCGGCAGCATGATGCGGCCACTGGGCGGCGCCCTCGCCGACCGCTTTGGCGGGATTCGCACGCTGTCAGGCATGTACGCCGTCGCCGCGATCTGCATCGCCGCCGTGGGTTTCAACCTGCCCAGCTCATGGGCCGCACTGGCGCTGTTCGTCGCGGCCATGCTCGGCCTGGGCGCTGGTAACGGCGCGGTCTTTCAACTGGTGCCGCAACGTTTTCGCAAAGAGATCGGCGTGATGACCGGCCTGATCGGCATGGCCGGCGGCATCGGTGGCTTCCTGCTGGCCGCCGGGCTCGGCGCGATCAAGCAGAACACCGGCGAGTACCAACTGGGCCTGTGGCTGTTCGCATTCCTTGGCGTGCTGGCCTGGTTCGGCCTGATGAACGTCAAGCGTCGCTGGAGAACCACCTGGGGCTCGGCCGCCGTTACCGCCGCCCGCGTCTAGGCCGTGAGTGTCGATCAGCCGATTCCGGCAGTTGCTGCCAGAGCGAACGGCTTGCAACTCCGCGTCGCCGAGTTCAGCGCCACCGGGCCCAGGGCGGAAAATCAGGATGCCATTCGCGTGGTCACTCCTGCTCCGGCGCTGGCCGCCAGCAAGGGTTATCTGTTCGCCCTCGCTGACGGCGTCAGCCAGTGCGCCGACGGCGGCCTGGCATCCCGCGCCACGCTGCAAGCGCTGGCAATGGACTACTACGCGACGCCGGAAACCTGGAGCGTCGTCCAGGCCCTCGACCGCCTGCTGCTGGCACAAAACCGCTGGCTGCTGGCCAATGGCTTGTTGACCACCCTCAGCGCCCTAATCCTGCGCGGGCGTCGCTTCACCCTCGCCCATGTCGGCGACTGCCGCGTGTACCGCTGGCATGCAGGGCTGCTCCAGCGCATCAGCCAGGACCATGTCTGGGAACAGCCGGACATGCAGCATGTGCTGAAACGGGCGCTGGGCCTGGATCAATACGTGGTCATGGATTATCGGGACGGTGAACTGCGCATCGGCGAGCGGCTGCTGCTGGTCAGCGACGGCGTGTGGGCAACGCTGGGCGATGACCGAATCGGTTCGATTCTCAACGAGCAGGCCGATCTGGACACGGCCGTCAGAACGCTGGTCAACGCCGCGCATCTGTCTGGCAGCGCCGATAACGCCAGCGCCTTGATGATTCAGGTCGATCAACTGGGCTCGGACAGCCTGGGCGAGACGCTGTTGCAACTGCAGCAGTGGCCAGCTCCACCCTTTCTCAAGGCAGGCCAGATGTTTGAAGGCTGGCAGGTCGAAACGCGTTTGAGCGACTCGCGACAATCGCTGCTCTACCGCGTACGCGACAGTCAACAGCGACCGTGGTTACTGAAGACGCTGCCGCCCTCACGGGTTGACGAGGCCGGCGCGGCGGAGGCCTTGCTGCTCGAAGAGTGGTTCGTGCGTCGCGTCGCCGGTCGCTTCTTTCCCGAGCTTCACCCCCTCGGCCAGCGCCAGCATCTGTACTACGTGATGCGCGAGTATGCCGGCCATACCCTGGCTGACAGCTTCGATCAGGAAGGGCCGATGGCGCTGTCGCCGTGGTTGAATCTGGCCCGGGAACTGATCGCTGCCGTCGGTCTGCTGCACCGGCGCAACATCATTCACCGTGACATCAAGCCGGAGAATGTGCTGCTTGAGGAGGCGGGAGGTGTGCGCATTCTGGATTTCGGGCTCGCCTACAGCCCAGGTCTGTCAGTGGATCAAGCCAGCGACGTGCCCGGCACGCCCAGCTTCATGGCGCCTGAAGCTTTCGAAGGCGCAGAACCCAGCCCTGGTTTCGACCTGTATGCCGCCAGCGTCACGCTGTATTTCCTGCTGACCGGTCACTATCCCTACGGCGAAGTCGAGCCCTTCCAGCGCCGGCGCTTTGGCAATCCGTTGCCCGCCAGTCGTTACCGTCCAGATGTGCCGGAATGGTTGGACCAGCATCTGCAACGCGCCCTGCAGGCTGATCCGCTGAAGCGCTTCGAAACCGCCGAGCACTGGCTCGTGCACTTTAAACAGGGCGAGCTGACGCCGCGGAACCAACGTACTACGCCGCTGCTGGAGCGTGAGCCGCTCAAGGTCTGGCGCGCAGTCGCACTGATCTCGCTGATGATCAATCTGGTTTTGTGGGTGTTGCTGTTCAAACGCTAGTACGGACTTAGTCGTTTAAGGGCACCGACTTAG contains the following coding sequences:
- a CDS encoding bifunctional protein-serine/threonine kinase/phosphatase; translated protein: MQLRVAEFSATGPRAENQDAIRVVTPAPALAASKGYLFALADGVSQCADGGLASRATLQALAMDYYATPETWSVVQALDRLLLAQNRWLLANGLLTTLSALILRGRRFTLAHVGDCRVYRWHAGLLQRISQDHVWEQPDMQHVLKRALGLDQYVVMDYRDGELRIGERLLLVSDGVWATLGDDRIGSILNEQADLDTAVRTLVNAAHLSGSADNASALMIQVDQLGSDSLGETLLQLQQWPAPPFLKAGQMFEGWQVETRLSDSRQSLLYRVRDSQQRPWLLKTLPPSRVDEAGAAEALLLEEWFVRRVAGRFFPELHPLGQRQHLYYVMREYAGHTLADSFDQEGPMALSPWLNLARELIAAVGLLHRRNIIHRDIKPENVLLEEAGGVRILDFGLAYSPGLSVDQASDVPGTPSFMAPEAFEGAEPSPGFDLYAASVTLYFLLTGHYPYGEVEPFQRRRFGNPLPASRYRPDVPEWLDQHLQRALQADPLKRFETAEHWLVHFKQGELTPRNQRTTPLLEREPLKVWRAVALISLMINLVLWVLLFKR
- a CDS encoding ANTAR domain-containing response regulator, with the translated sequence MLRILLINDTPKKVGRLKAALTEAGFEVIDESGLIIDLPARVQAVRPDVILIDTESPGRDVLEQVVLVTRDLPRPIVMFTDEHDPVVMRQAIKSGVSAYIVEGIHAQRLQPILDVAMARFESDQDLRAQLHARDQQLAERKRIETAKGLLMKMKQCNEEEAYTLMRRQAMSRQQKLIQVAEQIIAMSELLG
- a CDS encoding nitrate/nitrite transporter translates to MNTSFWKAGHKPTLFAAFLYFDLSFMVWYLLGPMAVQIAADLHLTTQQRGLMVATPILAGAVLRFIMGMLADQLSPKTAGIIGQVIVITALLGAWQLGIHSYEQALLLGVFLGMAGASFAVALPLASQWYPPQHQGKAMGIAGAGNSGTVFAALIAPVLAASFGWNNVFGFAVAPLLLTLIAFSLMAKNAPERPKAKSMADYFKALGDRDSWWFMFFYSVTFGGFIGLASALPGYFNDQYGLSPVTAGYYTAACVFGGSMMRPLGGALADRFGGIRTLSGMYAVAAICIAAVGFNLPSSWAALALFVAAMLGLGAGNGAVFQLVPQRFRKEIGVMTGLIGMAGGIGGFLLAAGLGAIKQNTGEYQLGLWLFAFLGVLAWFGLMNVKRRWRTTWGSAAVTAARV